Proteins encoded in a region of the Oncorhynchus keta strain PuntledgeMale-10-30-2019 chromosome 3, Oket_V2, whole genome shotgun sequence genome:
- the LOC118368614 gene encoding regulator of G-protein signaling 9-like isoform X2, translated as MTIRNVRDHGQRFRPRMACLKKVEAVMLEMQDPKTGVKSQPQKLVITTIPHAITGEDVVTWLANRYTIEAEEAWALGTMLVAFGYIYPLQDHKRLVIKPDTALYRFQTPYFWPAQQWPVEDTDYAIYLAKRNIRKKGVLEMHEQEQYNGLHKWMNHKWDFIVMQAKEQYRAGKERKKPDRAVFDCQERAYWVVHRPPPGTVSAMDYGLERMVDPNAEEKETSDFFRRIMIFTQQSIMRPRVKSSVSIGALVKYSVTCNKHDPFLAPCLPSNPWVTDDVTYWLLNMANVDVPTKMRVERWTFSFGELLSDPRGRDDFRLFLKKEFSGENLAFWEACEDLKWGTAATMNEKAQQVYKTFLARGAPRWINIDGKTMEVTVKGLKHPHRYVLDAAQTHIFMLMKKDSYGRYLKSPVFKDTQKRAIGPDQHRFSVSQLEANARKRRPSISPIIVRQQEKEERARMATSGPVDITQVMSKLSNKGKEVPPPKK; from the exons ATGACCATCAGAAATGTACGGGATCATGGACAGAGGTTCCGACCGAGGATGGCATGTCTCAAAAAG GTGGAGGCTGTGATGCTGGAGATGCAGGATCCAAAGACTGGAGTCAAGTCACAACCCCAGAAACTGGTTATCACTACTATACCGCACGCTatcacag GTGAGGATGTCGTGACATGGCTAGCCAACCGTTACACTATAGAGGCAGAAG aAGCGTGGGCTCTGGGCACCATGTTGGTGGCGTTTGGGTACATCTATCCCCTCCAGGATCATAAACGACTAGTCATCaaaccagacacagccctctaCCGCTTTCAG ACACCATACTTTTGGCCGGCCCAGCAGTGGCCTGTAGAGGACACAGACTATG CAATCTACCTGGCCAAGAGAAACATCCGCAAGAAAGGAGTTTTAGAGATGCATGaacag GAGCAGTATAACGGCCTTCACAAGTGGATGAACCATAAATGGGACTTCATTGTGATGCAGGCTAAAGAACAGTACAG ggcggggaaggagaggaagaagccTGATCGTGCGGTATTTGACTGCCAGGAGAGAGCCTACTGGGTTGTACACAGACCtccg ccagGGACCGTCAGTGCAATGGACTACGGACTAGAACGCATGGTAGACCCCAACGCAGAGGAG AAAGAAACTTCAGACTTCTTCAGAAGAATT ATGATTTTTACCCAGCAGTCCATCATGAGGCCGAGGGTCAAGTCGTCTGTCTCTATCGGAGC tctGGTGAAATACTCTGTCACCTGTAATAAGCACGACCCTttcctagccccctgtctccctaGCAACCCCTGGGTCACCGATGATGTCACCTACTGGTTGCTCAACATGGCCAA TGTGGATGTTCCTACTAAGATGCGTGTGGAGAGGTGGACGTTCAGTTTCGGGGAGCTGCTCTCTGACCCTCGAGGCAGAGATGACTTCAGACTCTTCCTCAAGAAGGAGTTCAGCG gTGAGAACCTGGCATTCTGGGAGGCATGTGAGGATCTGAAGTGGGGAACGGCTGCTACCATGAACGAGAAGGCCCAGCAGGTCTACAA GACTTTCTTGGCGCGTGGCGCCCCCCGGTGGATCAACATTGACGGGAAGACCATGGAGGTGACAGTTAAAGGGTTGAAACACCCTCACAGATACGTATTGGATGCAGCTCAGACACACATCTTCATGCTGATGAAGAAG GACTCTTATGGGCGGTACCTGAAGTCTCCAGTGTTTAAGGACACTCAGAAGAGGGCCATCGGTCCTGATCAACACAGGTTCAG TGTGTCCCAGTTGGAGGCCAATGCGAGGAAGCGTCGTCCCAGCATCAGTCCCATCATCGTCCGCcagcaggagaaggaggagagagccAGGATGGCCACCAGTGGCCCTGTGGACATCACACAGGTCATGAGTAAACTCAGCAACAAGGGCAAGGAGGTGCCCCCACCCAAAAAATAG
- the LOC118368614 gene encoding regulator of G-protein signaling 9-like isoform X1, whose translation MTIRNVRDHGQRFRPRMACLKKVEAVMLEMQDPKTGVKSQPQKLVITTIPHAITGEDVVTWLANRYTIEAEEAWALGTMLVAFGYIYPLQDHKRLVIKPDTALYRFQTPYFWPAQQWPVEDTDYAIYLAKRNIRKKGVLEMHEQEQYNGLHKWMNHKWDFIVMQAKEQYRAGKERKKPDRAVFDCQERAYWVVHRPPPGTVSAMDYGLERMVDPNAEEKETSDFFRRIMIFTQQSIMRPRVKSSVSIGALVKYSVTCNKHDPFLAPCLPSNPWVTDDVTYWLLNMANVDVPTKMRVERWTFSFGELLSDPRGRDDFRLFLKKEFSGENLAFWEACEDLKWGTAATMNEKAQQVYKTFLARGAPRWINIDGKTMEVTVKGLKHPHRYVLDAAQTHIFMLMKKDSYGRYLKSPVFKDTQKRAIGPDQHRFSVSQLEANARKRRPSISPIIVRQQEKEERARMATSGPVDITQLCRFTAPVPHLAVYSGPPSSSPASPPFPFRLPHTPTCPSPISVTIDSTPASERRWEEGRGGGLEGGEAGPECWGTAVSSRSRMALSLGRLLRRGCTSSTVFASLSPKCPAPAGTSSRVQPISTEQPSQAPPRRIANFFQIKVDIPPECRIYPIDSEDEEESGGASRRGGGGGGQVKEIICPWESVTPHEGAG comes from the exons ATGACCATCAGAAATGTACGGGATCATGGACAGAGGTTCCGACCGAGGATGGCATGTCTCAAAAAG GTGGAGGCTGTGATGCTGGAGATGCAGGATCCAAAGACTGGAGTCAAGTCACAACCCCAGAAACTGGTTATCACTACTATACCGCACGCTatcacag GTGAGGATGTCGTGACATGGCTAGCCAACCGTTACACTATAGAGGCAGAAG aAGCGTGGGCTCTGGGCACCATGTTGGTGGCGTTTGGGTACATCTATCCCCTCCAGGATCATAAACGACTAGTCATCaaaccagacacagccctctaCCGCTTTCAG ACACCATACTTTTGGCCGGCCCAGCAGTGGCCTGTAGAGGACACAGACTATG CAATCTACCTGGCCAAGAGAAACATCCGCAAGAAAGGAGTTTTAGAGATGCATGaacag GAGCAGTATAACGGCCTTCACAAGTGGATGAACCATAAATGGGACTTCATTGTGATGCAGGCTAAAGAACAGTACAG ggcggggaaggagaggaagaagccTGATCGTGCGGTATTTGACTGCCAGGAGAGAGCCTACTGGGTTGTACACAGACCtccg ccagGGACCGTCAGTGCAATGGACTACGGACTAGAACGCATGGTAGACCCCAACGCAGAGGAG AAAGAAACTTCAGACTTCTTCAGAAGAATT ATGATTTTTACCCAGCAGTCCATCATGAGGCCGAGGGTCAAGTCGTCTGTCTCTATCGGAGC tctGGTGAAATACTCTGTCACCTGTAATAAGCACGACCCTttcctagccccctgtctccctaGCAACCCCTGGGTCACCGATGATGTCACCTACTGGTTGCTCAACATGGCCAA TGTGGATGTTCCTACTAAGATGCGTGTGGAGAGGTGGACGTTCAGTTTCGGGGAGCTGCTCTCTGACCCTCGAGGCAGAGATGACTTCAGACTCTTCCTCAAGAAGGAGTTCAGCG gTGAGAACCTGGCATTCTGGGAGGCATGTGAGGATCTGAAGTGGGGAACGGCTGCTACCATGAACGAGAAGGCCCAGCAGGTCTACAA GACTTTCTTGGCGCGTGGCGCCCCCCGGTGGATCAACATTGACGGGAAGACCATGGAGGTGACAGTTAAAGGGTTGAAACACCCTCACAGATACGTATTGGATGCAGCTCAGACACACATCTTCATGCTGATGAAGAAG GACTCTTATGGGCGGTACCTGAAGTCTCCAGTGTTTAAGGACACTCAGAAGAGGGCCATCGGTCCTGATCAACACAGGTTCAG TGTGTCCCAGTTGGAGGCCAATGCGAGGAAGCGTCGTCCCAGCATCAGTCCCATCATCGTCCGCcagcaggagaaggaggagagagccAGGATGGCCACCAGTGGCCCTGTGGACATCACACAG CTGTGTCGCTTTACAGCACCCGTCCCCCACCTCGCGGTCTACTCcggccccccctcctcctccccggcctcaccccctttccccttccgtctcccccacacccccacctGCCCTTCACCCATCAGTGTAACCATAGACAGCACCCCCGCCTCAGAACGCAGgtgggaggaaggaagaggaggtgggCTGGAGGGGGGAGAGGCGGGCCCTGAGTGCTGGGGGACAGCTGTCTCTTCTCGTTCCCGTATGGCTCTCTCATTGGGCCGTCTGTTGAGGCGGGGCTGTACTTCCTCCACGGTATTCGCCAGCCTGTCACCCAAATGTCCTGCCCCCGCCGGGACCAGCAGCCGCGTTCAGCCTATCAGCACGGAGCAGCCCAGCCAAGCCCCGCCCAGACGCATTGCCAA TTTTTTCCAGATCAAGGTGGACATCCCTCCAGAGTGTCGCATCTACCCCATCGACTccgaggatgaggaggagagtgggggggcgtcgagaaggggaggaggaggaggagggcaggtgAAGGAGATCATCTGTCCCTGGGAGAGTGTGACACCTCATGAGGGGGCTgggtaa